The nucleotide window CATTATCATACCCAAAAATACATGGATCTCCAAAGCTAGAGAAAAAAAGCGACTTGATTCCCAATGGATTAAATTCGCTGAAAGTGTAGCTGATTTGCTGATCAGATTGTCCGTTGAATAACTGTAAACTTATCGGTAATGGGCATTCCTTCTGGTAGTATTTACCCCCATTTTCTGTACTTTGTTCAAACAAAGAATAAAGGATACCATGGTATGGGGAATAATGGACAGCAAATATTCTATATTCATAAGCTGCAATGGCTACCACCGGGGACATTTTCTCCAAAGACATAGGAATACCGAAGACGTTGAACATTCTAATGTATCCTAGAGAAGTTGCCACAACCACCTTTTTTGGAGTAGCAGCAATACTAGTAATTCTTTCCGATGGAGCTAATGGTATTTTCTTTGTCCACTTTGAATGGCTAAAGCTGTCATGAGGTCTATAAAATATGTCACCAGACTTGCTTTGAGCAAAAAACGTTCCATCCTCACTCAGGGAACATACATCATAACCAAATAAATCTTCAAAATGGTATTCACGGAAACGACCAACATCAAAAAATGATACTGTAATTGTGAATTGACCGGAAGCACTTTTTACAGTCCATACAAAACCTAGATTGCTCATTGTTAAATATCTCTTATCAGCAGATCCAAAGGGTGTACCTCCAGGTGATATTGGCTTATAATGAAACCTAGACTGTGGTTGATTTTTGCTAATCCTTACAGTTGACGAAAGAGACGCAACCGGACCTATTTTAGGTTTCTTTGTCACGTAGCCtccatcatcatcatcatcatcaatgAATTGCTCATCATCTCCATAGTTATATTCCCTTTTACTATTTTCTTCTTGATCTTCATTATCGGTAAACACATTTTCAGAGTTAAGATCCAATTTGGTGTCATTTTCATTATACTGGGATGGTAAGGGTGTGCCTAATTCATCATCGTCGGAATCCAGAAATAACGCATTTTTCTTAGATTTTGGGAGTTCGTTTTCAAGTGAATCGTTTTTGTCAGCGGAGAATGCATCCAATTCTGCAATACCTTTTACGGTCACTACTTCACCTGTCCAAGTACCTAATAACAGCTCTAAACTACTGCCTTTTGCGTTCCAAATTATATTCGTTAATTTGTAGCTTAGGTCCTTAGAATAATATACCTTTCCACTGATTGTATCCCAGATAGTAAGTCTATTCGACAAGTCTGTTGCCGCGATATATCTGCCTTGGATAGGTTCGAAAAGCAAAGAAGTGAAATAAGACTTGGCTTGCAAAGCCAAAGTCTTAATCAAAGAGAAATCACTGAGATTAAATATTTTTACTGTCCCATCTTTTGAAGGAATCGCGAACTGTAAACCACGCGGATGCCATGATACTCTTGTACATAACCTATTTTCATCACAATATTCGGCCGTTCCCTCCTCATTTAGGCCTATATCATTGTAAAAGTTCTTCTCAATATAACCTTCGAGCCTTTTAACTTCATTAGGAGTCTCAGAAGTGAGGGAATAAAATACAATCGTGCCATCAACTAAGGTTACAGTCAAAATATTCATCTGTGAATTATATGACATCTGTGATAGCTGCTCATTCAGCCTTATAGTATCCTTTTTGTGGCCTACGTTTAAATCAATGAAGGTCAATTCAAGGTCGTCTCCGCCAACAACACATGTTTTACCAGCATGTATAGCTACACAGTCTCGCAATGGAAGGGCCGACCTGAACAGTAATTCAGTCTTACCACCTTTTGAATATTGGTATACATCGCCATTTATCGAAGTTACCAGAATATAGCTATCTTCATATGCAAAAACAGACGTAGGCGATTGACATGTCTCTAATATTTCAGGCTCATTATGTGGTTGATCTAGATACAGAACTTTTGTTAACTGATTCTTATTGACAACAAATAAACAGTTCTTATCACTTAATAAGCCAAGCAATGTCTTTTCACCCGATTGAAAAACTAACTTATCACTGATCTCAGGCATCGTACAGTCTTGATACTAGCTTGTGTTCGTTGTAATGAGTTTTATGTTGAAATTATCTTAACGCGTTTATTGACGGGAAAGTGAAACACGGTAAAAACAGTCCAGATTTAAGTAGTTGCAACTTTTTACACCAATAACCCTGATCAGTTGTTAGTAATGGTTTATACTCATCATGAATTACATTGTTAcatattaatattattatcACATGACCTGCTAATTATATCTAACTTTTCTAATAATGACTTTATAAAGTTCACTGAGGATACAACTAACAGATCATACGTTTTAGATAGAGTAGTATTTCCATCTTTGTGCCCTTCCTGTGTTTAAATCGTCGCATTGGCAACCAAATCGAAAGACAGTTTTATTAGATTATCCGTAATAAGACACCAACACAACCGTGTAAATTACCAGAAACCAACATGGACAACACGTTTAACGAACTAGAGTTACCAATCATCCAAGAGGTAACTAGAGATCTATTCACAGATCTTGTCCTAGATCCTAGCAAGGAGTTTGATGTCAGTGAATTCCTTTTACAGAATAATTTCCAATACGTCTCATTAGATGATTTATCGAAGCAGATGAAACGTTTAAAGTCGGATATTAATGCAGCATTGGTGGATGAAGTAAGTAACAGTTATACAGAGCATTTATCTCTATGCGACAGCTTCAGCGCTGAAGACCAAAGTCTGGTCCTTTCAAATGCTCAACAGGCACAGCAGGATATATCAAGATTTCAGTTCAAGTTAAAGCAGCTACTTGAAAACGATATTCAGACCACTTCGGAAACTATAACCGATACTCTAGAATACCTTAAGTCCCTAGATTCTTTACAGCTTTGTTTGCAAAAGCATACCACACTGCATGAGCACTTCCAAATTGCAAGAAAGCTATGTACAGCCCTAGAAGGGCTGAGTTCTGATATTTCAAGTACCAGTGACCATTTGGGAGGAGAGTTACTCAGAGAAGCACATAACCACCTCAATTCTGCATACGAGGTTTTACAAGACATTCAAGGTACAAAATCGCCACTGGTGGCTAGATTTTGGAATGAATATCATAGCCTGTTGAACCAGTTCCATGATGTTATATCTTTATTAGCGGAAAAATGCTGTGAGAATTCCACAATACTCCCTAATATTACCCAAAACCTACTTGATATGACAAGTAAGAGTTGAAGGTACTATTTGGAGACATCAGAAACAGTAATAATAACAGAGCGCTTATTTAGAGCTCTAAATGTATCAGATCTAAGTGTTATATAGCATTTAATAAACATTCTCAACAATCGTTTAATACGTACTGTAATACCTTCCGAGTTTTCTATCAAGAAAACTTTTCTATGCAAGAATGAATCTACAGTACCAATTATGGAATTTAGAGGTAGTTAACTGACACGTTTGTAATGTTTAACTTTGGATATAATTCCAACGCCAATTCCAATCAAGGAAACACCGCGGCTAGCACCTTTGGAGCAAAGCCTGCAGGAGGTGGCTTTACATTTGGTGCAAACAATGCGAACACTTCCGGCAGTACTGGTTTCTTTTCAAATAACGCGAACAATTCTTTAGCTTCTCCACAAACAGGTACCACTGGTGGTTTATTTGGTGCTCAAAACAATCAGAGGAATGATGTTTCTGGAGGTGGCTTCTTTGCCAATAACAATACGAACCGTGCAACTAGCGGTCCTACTGGAGGACTTTTTGGGCAAAGTAACAACCAGCAAGCTGGAAATACCGGTAGTCTATTTGGAGGTGACAATAGACCTCAGAACCCTTCAACCCTGGGCGGTGGATTCGGTAATCAGCAAGTGGGAACTGGTACGACTGGAATTTTTGGACAGAACAACGCGTCTATCAATAATTCTGGCACAGGAGGACTTTTTGGACAGAACAACACGTCTACGAATAATTCTGGCGCAGGAGGACTTTTTGGACAGAATATGAATAATAGTTCAACAACTGGCGGCCTATTTGGACAAAATAACATAGCATCTAATACAATTTCGAACACTGGTGGTTTAGTTGGGCAAAATAACGCGTCATCAGGGACAAATAACAATACTGGCAGCTTATTTGGACAGAATAATACCGGATCTATGAACACGAATATTGGTGGATTCTTTGGACAGAATAACTCAGGTACCTCTGGACAAACTGGCGGGCTTTTTGGTCAAAATAACTCAGGAGGAAGCAGTCTATTCGGCCAGAAGCCCCCTGCGGCAAATGCTCCGTCTACAGGAGGCTTATTTGGTCAACCCTCATCTACGCTACAGCAACCgcaacagcagcaacaacagcagcagaaTTCCCTCTTTACACCTACCGTTAAAACTACGCAACCTTCTTTTGCATGGTCTCAGCAACCCACCTCACAGTTGAACGGTCTGCAAGGTCAACAACAGACCGAACAGAAACCACAGCAGTTGCAACAAAATCAACAACAAGCGCTGCTATATGACCCAAGACACCTTTCtcagcaacaacagcaacaacagcagcatTCGAACTATCCTCAACAGATCCAAGAACAGATAATGAAGTGTATGGAATCTTGGAATCCAAACAACCAGAGATCAAAGCTGCGTACATTTGTTTATAACAAGTGCAACGAAACTGAAGCAATCTTATACAGCAAACCGGCTAACGTCACACAAGAAGATTGGGATAAAGCGCTTATAAACAAGCCCAATGCCAATGTAATTCCAATTGAGATTAAGGGCTTTGAAGATCTAAATCAGCGGCATAACCTACAAAGAGATCATGTTGCTCAAGCGCGTATTATTTTATCACAGATCCTGGAGAAATTGACAAACGTTTCTCAAAAACATGAGCTAGATACTGCTACAAGAATACTTAAAGCACAATCACGCAATTCCAACATCCAGAATCGTATCATGAAGTTGGCTACTCAAATAGCCATTTTGAAGAGCAAGGGCTTGCCACTGAGTGTTCAGGAAGAAAACCTAGTGGTTGAATTTAAGAAATTGCTGGACAGCAGCAACGATCCAGCAGGTCTAGGCAAAAACAATGAATTATGGGCTCGTCTTGCAGTTCTGAAAGAACGTGCTAAAACCCTCAGTAACCAGCTTGACAGCACACTCGTTGTTATCGCAGAGAATGGCGGTGCTAGTGCTTCAACTGGCGATGCAAATGATGAAAATCAAATTGATGGTGAAGAGAGACGcattgatgaagaagtaGTCAATCGCGTCAATAAGATTGCTGATATTTTGATGAACCAACAACGTGGCTTGATTTATTTACATGATGTATTGGAGAAGGACACACAGGTTGTTGACAAATTTTTGATCAAGTAAATGAACACAAATACGTAGAATAGACATTATTGCAGTATAGTTTAATTCTAACCACAGATATAAATTGTGCATCGCAAGTAACATCAATTACCCTGTACATAATTTTAGAAATGTGAAGTTGAATTAGAGTCATTGTAGTAAACCTGAAATTCCCATTTCAAAGAAATATTGATTAGACGTGGTGTATAATATTTTAATCATTGACCATTAATTTTACCAAACGGAATGAAAAATGAAAACTGTATCCACTAAAACTTATCTACATGCGAAGCGACAGAAAACTCTAAACTATAAAACTAATCCTGAATCTTAAATGTAAAAAATTCTGCAATAAATGATATTTATTTCCATTGTTTTCTAATAAAGCTCCAAAGCATAGGAGAAGTCCATAGTAGGGCAGCGACATATGCAGCGGATATAATCACGCTGTTAGTTTGTTCTTGATGCTTCTTAAGCTCTTCTTCTGATGGTTGTTGTTCACCAAGGCCAAACATTTCGATTGAAGCTAGGAATAATCGCAATAGACTGTTATGCACTGATATACAAAAATATCCTCATTTAAATACTATTAGTCTCATTACTCAAACTACTCTTAAAATTAATATGGTAATTTTTCTTAGCATCCAATTATCATGTTAAACGATATTTCAACGTCACAATTGACGATAAGTCTAAAATAGAGAACTTAGCTGCTTAAGCTTTCTATGAAAAGAGTAATACTGGTAATTGAAGTCAGCTCTTCTGTTGATATAATTATTTTAAAACCTAATTTAGGTTTATTAAGAGAGATGAGTGATAATCTAAAGGAACAGAGGATTGATGACGCTTTAACCGAACCTCGGGAACTATCTCAGCCAATGGTTAGGGGCGAAGAATCATCTCAACCAGTAGAAAGACAAAGGAAGCATATTGACAAAAGCGACGATGATGAGGATTTTAATACACTCACTAGAACAAATGTTTCAAGTTTACCTGTGACGAAGTATCCTGAGGGCAGTGGCCCTCTTGGGGAATTACCCGCAAGAAGACAGGTTTTGGAAGCTAAAATGGAAAGACTACTAAAAAAGCCTAAGGCAAGACAGAATCGAcatgatgaagatgatcTTGAGCAATATTTGGACGAAAAGATTTTGCGCTTGAAAGATGAGATGAACATGGCTGCTATGAAAGATATTGAGACGTTGAATCGACGGATCGAAACCGGTGATAATAAATTAGTTGTGATGGAAAAGGTAGTACTTTTGCCTAAGGTAGTTAGTGTATTGAACAAAGCGAACCTCGCGGATACGATTTTAGATAataatcttcttcaaagtGTACGTGTTTGGCTGGAACCTCTTCCTGATGGGTCATTGCCTTCATTCGAGATCCAGAAATCATTGCTTACCGCCATAGAAAATCTACCTGTTAAAACAGAGCATTTGAAAGAAAGTGGATTAGGTAAAGTCATCATATTTTACACGAAGTCGAAGAGAGTCGAACCAAAGCTTGCACGGATTGCCGATAGATTAGTCTCAGAGTGGACCAGACCTATTATTGGTGCATCGGATAATTACAGGGACAAACGGGTGTTGAAGCTGGAATTCGATGTCGAAAAGCATAGAAAGAAATCTGCGCTAGACAATGCGAAGTCgaaaaagagaaagaagGCTGCTGTTGATGAAGAGAAGCACAAATCACTCTACGAACAGGCCGCTGCAAGGAGAAACAGAGCAGCAGCTCCAGCACAGACGACTACTGATTATAAATACGCTCCAGTTAGCAATATATCCAACTTAAAGACAGGAATTAGGACCACTGGTGTAGGATCAACACTAAACAATAGTGACCTATACAAGAGATTAAACTCCAGGATGGTTAAGTCTAAGAAATCTAAATAATGCGCTAGTAATTACCATTGTAACTTCATTTATAAAAAATCTCAAGAGCATTTTCCACCGGCGGCTAGGTTCGCAGATGAGATTAAATAGATTAGAATGATAAAGTTTTATATTTCTGAAAACGTGCAATTATAAAAATATCTCTAAATACATTTTTATATGTCGTGAGTAGTACAGAAGAAAGGAATGAAAATATCTTTGACGACCTGATTAGGATCTTGGcttttccttcttttccttcCACAAAGCCAACAAAGAGACACCAGAGACCTTGACGACCTTGAATCTAACACCTGGAATATCACCCTTAGCCTTACCCTTTCTACCGAAACCAGCCAACAAGACTTCGTcgttttcatcaacaaaGTTCAAACAACCATCGTTTGGAACGAAAGCAGTAACCTTCTTACCGTTCTTGATCAATTGAACTCTGACACACTTTCTGATAGCAGAGTTAGGTTGCTTAGATTCGACACCAATCTTTTCCAATACAATACCCTTAGCGTGAGAAGAACCACCGAATGGAGATGACTTAAAGGCAGTACCCAATAATCTCTTCTTGTATGTTTGTTCGGCCCAACGGCTGTAATTAATAACGTTAGTAAATGCACTCAAAGTGGATTCATGTATAGCTAAAAATCTTCAGTATTTCCAGAGGGATATAGGAATGAATTCCATAACAAATAAATCAATCCTGTGATATATTTGCTAATAGCTCATTGATACGCGAGACCAGCTAAAAATGTAACTATCTTATTGCAATTTAACATACTTGTTTCTTCTGTGGACACGCAACTTTCTAGCGGAGTTCAAACCTCTTGGCTTACCCTTACCCATCTTGGTCGTTAGTTACTGTATTATGTGCTCTATCAAATATGTTATCAACAATTGCTACAATAAAGTATTAGTTTTTTTGAATATTCAGAGTTCGAGGGTAGTAGGACTATCGATCCGAACAGACTCTGGCCGCATCGACCTGCGTCCGTGTAGAATAGCGCGTCCGCCTAGCTTGCTACTAACCCGCCTGGATCCCGCGAGCCCCGCCTAGCGGTGGAGGCTGCGCAGCTCCCGCGAAAGCCGCACACCACCCGCTAAGACGCATACACTTTCCTTCAATTTTCATGAACCTCACAGGTAAATGTATGGGTTAAATTAATATAATATAATGTACGGATGTCAGTCGCAACATGAATTCATTTTgatatgaagaagaaaatgTTACTAAAGCACGAGATTAAACGCGTCAACCAAAACCTCATTGAGCAATTATGCCAGATAACCATAGCTCTATCACTCGTGATGTTATTGAAATACTTATTGCCCGCTACCTGAATAAACATAATTACGATCAAACATTGCGGAATTTCCTAACTGAAGCTCGATTGCCTCTATCAACTGTCGAGAAAACAGATAATTTGGAAGATCTTGACACGATTATTGCCGAAAGGATTGCGTTTAAGAAATTCGATAATAGTTCAAGATTGAAGTCAGATATTAATGAGGTTTTACCTCCTGATGAAGAGCTAGATAAACTTCCAACATGGAACCATACAATCAAAGGTACGGTTGTCGAGAATGTTCCTCAGCCGGGAGCTTTAGCGGTAAACGCTTCTGTAGGTCTACCATTAGGATTGGTGGTTTCTACAGCTGCAAAGGAGGTCTGCGTCTTTGACAAATCTTCTCAAATTAAGCATAGGTTTAAATGTGACGGTGTAATAAAGAAGTGTGGGTTGCTACCCAATGTAGCTGGGgatattatatattatgCATGTGGAATGGATGGCACTATGTCTATTTATGGTAAGAACTGGGAACGCTTGGGTCGGTGGAAACTGCACAACAGAGTAATCACATTTATGGAGTTTTTTGTAACTCAACGTGATGAAATAATATGTTTTAGTACAGGGTTCGATAAACTGCTCATCGTTAGTAAGCTGGACTTGAAAACTTTGTCACTTGAGACATTGGATACAGATGAATTGGTCTCTCAATGCACTACTCTTAAGGTGTTGCAAGGAGAACAAGAGGAGCCCATCATTTTATATACACGAATGGATTTCAGTCACCTGCATATTTTAAAATTGGAAGACTATAAGATTATTGAAAGGTGTCGAATTGCATTGAACACAGCCCAGTTTAGTACGCATGCTTTTAACATACATGATATGCTTGTATGCGGCGAAAGCCACATTACAAACAAAAATTTGAATATTCAACGGATCAAACAGGGATCCTACTTAGCACTAGCAACATCACATTGTCCATATATGAGAATAATTCTGGTGAAATTCCCAAATTTGAGTGATGAGTATTTAGCAAAACAAGGTAAAGAGGCGAACCGTCCTTTTATCCATTATGATATGGTCGTGCGAAGCATCGCAACCAACATCCCGCAGGATGTCTATGCTCAACCGATATTAGCCTTGCGCCCCCATACCTCTGATGTTGTAGTAGGATGTGCTACAGGCCTATACGCTGTTGATATCCAGTTGGGTACTTCATGGTTATTACCAATTATAACACAGGATGCAGGAATCAAGACAATGGCTGTCTATGATAATAAGGTGTATTTGTTTCTTTCAAACCAATCTCTTGTTTTATGGAGTTTATGTTAATTAGTGTGAGGTACTTAATGCCAGACTAAAGATACACAATTAGAAATTATTATTAAGGTATATGTTAAGCAGTGATGATTTCTCATGACATCTTCTTACTGGTTACTTATTACTTCATCTGTTTGGATTTCAAGGCTGTTTAATGTGTCATAGTAACGGTCCACAGCTTCTTCTTTACTGCGACATACGTGGTCTTTAGAAACTTCATCCATTGGAATGTATACTGATCTGCCTTCCCAACGTTTATTGTTATTAACGGGCATTTTCAAAGATTCTGGCCACTCCATTTCGACTGCTTCAGATTCAGAGCTTCCGTCTTCTGTTTTCTCGAATACAACCCTATGGACTCGTTCGGTAATGTAAACTGGAACTGTGGTTCCATTGCTGAACATCAAAAAGAACCAACCGAAAGGACCAGTACCTGGAGATTGGCCTGATTTCTGAACAAAATCCCAGCGCAAATATACCACCACCAAGTCTTTGTACTTAGTTTTGAATTGTTGACATGTTGTGTCAATATCTAAAGGACCGGGTGCTAGCGAATCATCGTGAGTTACCTCAGCCAAGTAATCAGTTGGTGACTGGAATGGATGGTATACCCTGGTTTTTTTACCAGCAAACAGAATATGGGGTTTCGGTTCCTTCCAGCGACCAGGGGTTACTAAACTTGAACTTAATTTTGGAATCATATGACACTTTGAAGTATCGGATACTTCGGTAGCATCAGTCTCATTGGATAGATCAGTGACATCAGAGACATCGGTAGCATCGGTAGTGTCCGTAATGTCAGTGGTGTCAGAAGCATCTACAACGTAATCAGAGCACATGTATTCTTGACAATAATCGTCAACTAAGTCAAGTTTAGCATCGTCGCAGCTATCTCCGTCCTCTAGTACATGTAGTGCAGAAGTAAGTACTCGGATGCGTTCTGCAAGTCCGTCAATCTTTGGCAGCACAGTGTTTTCAAACAGTTCTGCACCTGGTTCGAAAGACTTATCATCCATCGATTCCAAAATATAATCATATGCTATTCCTCCTGGTCCGAGGAAATTCTCTAGCATTGTCCAATATTCTTTTTTTGGAGGCTTCACTGCCATCCAAGACTTACAAAAGGATTTAAATTTTGAACTGCGACACGTTAATTTACCGTAAACCCTCTTGTTTAGTCTTAGAAACCAATTAGACATTTCTTCTTTAATTCTCTCCGCTGAAATTTGGCCAGTTTGCCGAAATACTTGATTTATGTGCTCTTCGAATATCAGGTAATCATCCTCATCGTCTTGTTCTGTCCGAGTGATATCACCCATGTCAGGACCCTTTGTTTCTAATACCTGCTCATAGTATTGTGGAAACGGTTCAACACCCATAATTTTATTACAGACTTCTGAAAAGTGGTCCAaattttgtttttgaaGCTTTTCATATTCCGAAAGACCTATGAACTTCGCTTCATCCTCATCCTCATCATTACAATATACGAGGTTGTTAGAATTAAAAGGGTTATCTTTTTCGTCTTCTGCAGTTTCCATTTGATGATCATATTCGTCGTATTTTTCGGACAGATAATCGTATAGTCCTGTTTCGATACCAGGATATCGTGGGGAGAGTTTGAGCTTCATAGCTTCGTTACTGTGTGCGTCTATCTGGTTCGCGTATATATTTGCTCTAGACATCAGCATTAGCTTTATTAAAAAGATGAAGCTTATTGAAATTCAATTTATGACACTAATGTTATTTGAAGCTTTATCTTATAAAAATACACTGACCTAATACGCTTCTCTATATATATTCATACTAGTATTTCGTTATTTGCTAAGAAGCCATCAAACACTCAGAAACCCTATACAAAGTGCTTATTACAACGCAACATTCCTTACTATATTAAAAATTGGAAAGCTATTTTAGGCGTACTCTATGTACTATTAAAACAATGCGATGAAACTATTTATTACTACACTGTTTCCAATCTCGATTACATAACCCACACTGACGCTTCATCTATTGACATTTGTTACTTACTTAATCAAGTGCTATAGGT belongs to Eremothecium sinecaudum strain ATCC 58844 chromosome IV, complete sequence and includes:
- a CDS encoding HDL032Cp (Syntenic homolog of Ashbya gossypii ADR039W; Syntenic homolog of Ashbya gossypii NOHBY423 and Eremothecium cymbalariae Ecym_4442; No homolog in Saccharomyces cerevisiae) — translated: MLMSRANIYANQIDAHSNEAMKLKLSPRYPGIETGLYDYLSEKYDEYDHQMETAEDEKDNPFNSNNLVYCNDEDEDEAKFIGLSEYEKLQKQNLDHFSEVCNKIMGVEPFPQYYEQVLETKGPDMGDITRTEQDDEDDYLIFEEHINQVFRQTGQISAERIKEEMSNWFLRLNKRVYGKLTCRSSKFKSFCKSWMAVKPPKKEYWTMLENFLGPGGIAYDYILESMDDKSFEPGAELFENTVLPKIDGLAERIRVLTSALHVLEDGDSCDDAKLDLVDDYCQEYMCSDYVVDASDTTDITDTTDATDVSDVTDLSNETDATEVSDTSKCHMIPKLSSSLVTPGRWKEPKPHILFAGKKTRVYHPFQSPTDYLAEVTHDDSLAPGPLDIDTTCQQFKTKYKDLVVVYLRWDFVQKSGQSPGTGPFGWFFLMFSNGTTVPVYITERVHRVVFEKTEDGSSESEAVEMEWPESLKMPVNNNKRWEGRSVYIPMDEVSKDHVCRSKEEAVDRYYDTLNSLEIQTDEVISNQ